From the Helicoverpa zea isolate HzStark_Cry1AcR chromosome 26, ilHelZeax1.1, whole genome shotgun sequence genome, one window contains:
- the LOC124643136 gene encoding uncharacterized protein LOC124643136, whose product MPSGLKGQGPRKPLIVVIGPNYQSRSSDEVIQVYSSSIEYEDSTRNYRFDKVKTANNIYDTLLGGKTNDDNNMLRDGQVDENSEEQIEKEIMIAEALRSRCQAIVECEEKCPDDEPKKKPKKKKNSCSESNDECDATTEKCSESCETPKPKQEKYCPKSCKAVFDHLINCPPPGNQKKKKENKKKKGCGPATGKTMPPNWKTGSEDECD is encoded by the exons ATGCCTTCCGGGCTAAAAGGACAAGGCCCAAGAAAACCACTAATTGTTGTAATAGGACCTAATTATCAATCAAGAAGTTCAGATGAAGTAATACAAGTCTACTCATCATCAATAGAATATGAAGATTCTACTAGAAACTACAGATTCGATAAAGTGAAGACTGCAAACAATATTTATGATACTTTATTGGGGGGTAAAACAAacgatgataataatatgttgaGA GATGGTCAAGTAGACGAAAATTCAGAGGAACAAATAGAAAAGGAAATAATGATAGCAGAGGCACTTCGTTCCCGATGCCAAGCTATTGTTGAATGTGAAGAAAAGTGTCCTGATGATGAACCGAAAAAGAAAccaaaaaagaagaagaattcgTGTTCTGAATCTAACGATGAATGTGATGCTACTACAGAAAAATGTTCAGAGAGTTGTGAAACGCCTAAACCGAAACAAGAAAAGTACTGTCCAAAAAGCTGCAAGGCTGTCTTTGATCATCTAATAAATTGTCCTCCACCAGGCAatcagaagaagaagaaagaaaataagaagaaaaaggGTTGTGGCCCCGCTACGGGAAAGACTATGCCGCCAAATTGGAAGACTGGTTCTGAAGATGAATGCGATTAA